The Nocardioides marmorisolisilvae genomic interval TGGCACGTAGCCCCACAGCTCCCTGCGGACCCGCTGGTGCATCCGCTCGGCGAAGGCCTCTGCCAGGCGGTCCGCCACGGACTCGAGCAGGATGGCCGAGTAGTCGTCCAGCGCCTCCTTGAACTCCATGATCTTCTCCACGGCGCCCAGACCGGCGGTCACCGCGAAGGCACCGACGTGGTCGGGCAGACCCGTCGACCGCGGCGCGACGAAGTCGCCGAGGGACTTGTTCGCGACCCCCTCGCGGTGCTCGCCCTGCTGGCGCAGGTGGTGCAGCACGGTGAGCACCTCGGTGCGCGAGTCGTCGGTGTAGACCTCGACGTCGTCGGAGCCGTCGACCGCGTTCGCCGGAAAGAATCCGATCACCGCGTTGGCAGTCAGCCACTTCTCCTTGATGAGACGGTCGAGCATGTCGTTGGCCTCGTCGTACAGCTTGCGAGCGGTCTCGCCGGTGGTCGGGTTGTTCAGGATGTCGGGGAACTTGCCCTTCATCTCCCACGCGTTGAAGAACGGCTGCCAGTCGATGAACTCCCGCAGCTCGGCGAGGTCGTAGTCCGCGAACACCCGAACCCCGGTGAACGACGGGGCAGGCGGCTGGTAGTCGGTCCAGTCGATCGGGGTGCGGTTCTGACGCGCCTGCTCGAGCGAGAGGATCGGCCGGTCGTGCTTTGCTGCGTGCCGCTCCCGCAGGGACTGGTAGTCGGCCTCGATCGACGCGAGCAGCGCCGGCCGCTGCTCGTCCGACAGCAGCGCCGCGGCGACGGGCACCGAGCGCGACGCGTCCTTGACCCACACCGTCGGCCCTGCCTTGTAACGAGGCGCGACCTTGACGGCGGTGTGCGCCCGGGACGTGGTCGCGCCGCCGATCAGCAGCGGGATGTCCAGGCCCTGGCGCTCCAGCTCTGCAGCGAAGCCGGCCATCTCGTCGAGCGACGGGGTGATCAGCCCGGAGAGCCCGACCATGTCGGCGTCCACCTCGCGCACCTTGTCGATGATCGTCTGTGCGGGAACCATCACGCCGAGGTCGATCACCTCGTAGTTGTTGCACTGCAGGACCACGCCCACGATGTTCTTGCCGATGTCGTGCACGTCGCCCTTGACGGTGGCCATCACGATCGTGCCGTTCTTCGTCTCGGCGTCGCCGGGCTGCTTCTCGGCCTCGATGAACGGCAGCAGGTAGGCGACCGCCTTCTTCATCACCCGGGCGCTCTTGACGACCTGGGGAAGGAACATCTTCCCCGAGCCGAAGAGGTCGCCGACAACGTTCATCCCGTCCATCAGCGGACCCTCGATCACCTCGATCGGGCGGCCTCCCGCCTCGGAGATCTCCTTGCGCAGCTCCTCGGTGTCTTCCTGGACGTGGGCGTCGAGCCCCTTGACGAGCGCATGGGTGATCCGCTCGCGGATCGGCAGGCTGCGCCACTCGGCCGCGGCCTTCTCCTCGGCGGCATCGGTGGTGCGGTACTTCTCGGCGATCTCCAGGAGTCGCTCGGCCGCGTCCGGACGGCGATTGAGCACGACGTCCTCGATCCGCTCCCGCAGCTCGGGCTCGATCTCGTCGTAGACGACGAGCGCACCGGCGTTCACGATTCCCATCGTGAGGCCCGCACGGATCGCGTGGTAGAGGAAGACTGCGTGGATCGCCTCGCGCACCTTGTTGTTCCCGCGGAACGAGAAGGACACGTTGGAGATGCCCCCGGAGACCATGGCCCCAGGAAGGTTCTGCTTGATCCACCGGGTGGCCTCGATGAAGTCGACGCCGTAGTTGGCGTGCTCCTCGATGCCGGTCGCGAGGGCGAAGCAGTTGGGGTCGAAGATGATGTCCTCGGCGGGGAATCCCACCTCGTCGACCAGGATGTCGTAGGCGCGCTGGCAGATCTGCTTGCGGCGCTCGAGGTTGTCGGCCTGGCCGTCCTCGTCGAACGCCATCACCACGACGGCGGTGCCGTACTTGCGGCACAGGCGGGCCTGCTCGACGAACTTGTCGACACCCTCCTTCATGGAGATGGAGTTCACGATCGGCTTGCCCTGGAGGCACTTCAACCCGGTCTCGATGACCTCCCACTTCGAGGAGTCCACCATCACCGGCACCCGGCTGATGTCCGGCTCGCTCGCGACCAGCTTGAGGAAGCGATCCATCGCGGCGACACCGTCGATCATGCCCTCGTCCATGTTGACGTCGATCACCTGGGCGCCGCTCTCGACCTGCTGGACCGCGACCGTGAGCGCGGTGTCGTAGTCGCCGGCCTTGATCAGGTTCCGGAAGCGCGCCGATCCGGTGATGTTGGTGCGCTCACCGACGTTGACGAACAGCGAGTCGGCGTCGATGGTCAGCGGCTCGAGGCCGGCGAGCCTGGCGGCTGCGGCGCGCTCGCTCGGCACCCGGGGCTTCTTGCCGGCCACTGCCTGAGCGATGGCGTTGATGTGCGCCGGTGTCGTTCCGCAGCAGCCGCCGACCAGGTTGACCAGTCCGCTCTCGGCGAACTCGGAGATGATCGTGGCTGTCTCGGCGGCGGCCTCGTCGTACTCCCCGAACGCGTTGGGCAGGCCGGCGTTCGGGTAACAGGAGACGAACGTGTCCGCGATGCGGGCGAGCTCGGCCAGGTAGGGCCGCATCTCCTTGGCCCCCAGCGCGCAGTTCAGCCCGACCAGCAGCGGGCGGGCGTGCCGGACGGAGTTCCAGAACGCCTCGGTGGTCTGCCCCGAGAGGGTGCGCCCCGACGCGTCGGTGATCGTCCCAGAGATCACGATCGGCCACCGACGGCCCAGCTCCTCGAACACCGTCTCGACGGCGAAGATCGCGGCCTTCGCGTTGAGCGTGTCGAAGATCGTCTCGATGAAGATCAGGTCGGCTCCGCCGTCGAGGAGACCGCGGGTCGCGGTGGCGTAGGCCTCGACGAGCTGGTCGTAGGAGACGTTGCGCGCGGCCGGGTCGTTCACGTCCGGCGAGATGGATGCGGTCCGCGTGGTCGGGCCCAGGGCGCCGCCGACGTACCGGGGCTTTTCAGGGGTCGCGACCGCGTCGCACTCGCGACGAGCCAGCCGTGCGGACTCCAGGTTGAGCTCGTAGGCGAGCTCCTGCATGCCGTAGTCGGATAGCGAGATCGCGTTCGCGTTGAAGGTGTTGGTCTCGATGATGTCCGCGCCGGCGTCGAGGTACTCGCGGTGGATGCCGGCGATGATGTCGGGCTGGGTGAGGGTCAGCAGGTCGTTGTTGCCCTGCACGTCGGAGGGCCAGTCGGCGAACCGCTCACCGCGATAGCCGGCCTCGTCGGGGCGATCGCGCTGGATGGCGGTCCCCATCGCGCCGTCCACGACAAGGATCCGCTCCCGCAGCGCACGCGCGAGCTCGTCGGTGCAGTCGGGGCGGTGGGAGCTGGATTCCGGCACGATCTCTCCTTCCAGTACGGAAGGCGTCCTTGTGCATTGCCGAGCGTGGCGGGCCGATGACCCGTTGCAACGCCTCTCGGCTCCGTCCAGTCTACGCGGGCGGCCAGACGACGCGAGGCCGTTCCGGCGGCTGGACGGCTCCTGCCCACAGCCTAGGCTTGACCGTGTGATCGAGTTCGAGGACGTTCCCGACCTGGTGGAGCCGACGCTGGTGTGCGCCTTCGAGGGGTGGAACGACGCCGCGGGCGCGGCCACCGGAGTCATCGACCATCTCCTCGAGGTCTGGAGCGCTCGACTGATCGGGGCGATCGATCCCGACGACTTCTACGACTTCCAGGTCAACCGTCCGATGGTGTCCACCGATGACGCCGGGATGCGCAGCATCGTCTGGCCGAGCACCCAGCTGTACGTCGCCCGACCGCCGGACGCCCACCGTGACGTCGTGCTGGTCAGGGGCATCGAGCCGAACATGCGGTGGCGACAGTTCTGCGCGGAGCTGCTCGCGGCCGCCGATGATCTTGGCGTCGGGCTGGTCTGCACCCTGGGCGCGATGCTGGCCGAGATTCCGCACACCCGCCCCATCCAGGTGTCCGGGTCGGCCACCGAGCTCGATCTCGAGGACCGGCTCAAGCTCGAGCGGTCCAGCTACGAGGGGCCTACCGGCATCGTCGGCGTCGTGCAGGACGCGTGCGTTCGTCTCGACCTGCCGTCGGTCTCGTTCTGGGCGGCGGTGCCGCACTATCTCCCCCAACCACCGTGCCCGAAGGCCACCCTCGCCCTGATCGGCCAGGTCGAGGACCTCCTCCAGGTCAACGTCCCGCTCGGCGACCTGCCCGAGGACAGCCGGGCGTGGGAGCGCGGTGTCGCCGAGCTCACCGAGGAGGACGAGGACATCGCCGAATACGTCCGCAGCCTGGAGCAGGCGGCCGACGCCGCCGACCTGCCGGAGGCCAGCGGCGAGGCGATCGCCCGCGAGTTCGAGCGCTACCTCAAGCGCCGCGAGCGCGGCCCGGGCAGCTCTGACCGCTGACCGCGCGGCTTCTCAGAGGGCCAGCCCGAGCGCCGCGTCGAGCACCGTCGCCAGCCGTGCCGGGGACCCGTCGTCACTCGTGTCGCCGCCGAGGGTGGCGGTGACCCAGTCGTGCACACGGGCGACCGCACGCGGGGCGTCGAGGTCGTCGGCGAGCGCGGACAGCACGTCGGTGATCACCGGCTCGGCCGACGCCCCGGCTGGCGCGGTGAGGGCCTTGCGCCAGGTTGCCAGTCTGGCCTCGGCGTCGGTCAGGTCGGCAGCCGTCCACTCCCAGTCGGAGCGGTAGTGGTGTCCGAGGATGGCCAACCGGATCGCCATCGGGTCCACCCCCTCGCCGCGCAGCGTCGAGACCAGGACGAGGTTGCCACGGGACTTCGACATCTTCTCGCCGTCCAGGCCGACCATCCCGGCGTGCACGTAGGCGCGGGCGAACGGGCTGCCGTCGACGACCTGGGCCTCTGATGCACTCATCTCGTGGTGCGGGAAGACCAGGTCGCTGCCGCCGCCCTGCACGTCGACCGGTCCACCGAGGTGGGCCCGTGCGATCGCGGAGCACTCGACGTGCCACCCTGGCCGGCCACGTCCGAGGGCGGTGTCCCAGGCTGGCTCGCCGGGACGCTCCCCCTGCCAGAGCAGGCAGTCCAGCGCGTCCTGCTTGCCGGGTCGGTCGGGGTCACCGCCGCGATCCGCGAACACGGCGAGCATCTGGTCACGGTTCCAGCCGGAGACCGTGCCGAAGTCGGGGTCGGTCGCGACCCGGAAGTACAGGTCCTGGTCCACGGCATAGGCCGCACCCGCGGCGTCCAGCTCCTGGACCATGCTGACCACCAGCGGGATCGACTCGACGGCGCCGACGTACGCGTCGGGTGGGAGGACCCGCAGCGCCACCATGTCGTCGCGGAACAGCTGCGTCTCGCGCTCTGCCAGGGCCTCCCAGTCCTCGCCCGTGGCAGCCGCCCGCTCGAGCAAGGGGTCGTCGACATCGGTGACGTTCTGGACATAGCGGACGGGGTGGCCGGCGCTCCGCCAGGCCCGGTTGAGCAGGTCGAAGGCGACGTAGGTGGCGGCATGGCCCAGGTGGGTCGCGTCGTACGGCGTGATGCCGCAGACGTACATCCGCGCAGTGCCGGTCGGGACCACGTCGAGAAGGTCAGCGGTGTGCGACGAGCGCACCCGCAGCTGGGGTCCACGGATCCCGTCCGGAAGAGCCGGAACCTCGGGGCTGGGCCAGGCACGCATGCGCGACAGCGTAGC includes:
- the mshC gene encoding cysteine--1-D-myo-inosityl 2-amino-2-deoxy-alpha-D-glucopyranoside ligase → MRAWPSPEVPALPDGIRGPQLRVRSSHTADLLDVVPTGTARMYVCGITPYDATHLGHAATYVAFDLLNRAWRSAGHPVRYVQNVTDVDDPLLERAAATGEDWEALAERETQLFRDDMVALRVLPPDAYVGAVESIPLVVSMVQELDAAGAAYAVDQDLYFRVATDPDFGTVSGWNRDQMLAVFADRGGDPDRPGKQDALDCLLWQGERPGEPAWDTALGRGRPGWHVECSAIARAHLGGPVDVQGGGSDLVFPHHEMSASEAQVVDGSPFARAYVHAGMVGLDGEKMSKSRGNLVLVSTLRGEGVDPMAIRLAILGHHYRSDWEWTAADLTDAEARLATWRKALTAPAGASAEPVITDVLSALADDLDAPRAVARVHDWVTATLGGDTSDDGSPARLATVLDAALGLAL
- a CDS encoding PAC2 family protein; this encodes MIEFEDVPDLVEPTLVCAFEGWNDAAGAATGVIDHLLEVWSARLIGAIDPDDFYDFQVNRPMVSTDDAGMRSIVWPSTQLYVARPPDAHRDVVLVRGIEPNMRWRQFCAELLAAADDLGVGLVCTLGAMLAEIPHTRPIQVSGSATELDLEDRLKLERSSYEGPTGIVGVVQDACVRLDLPSVSFWAAVPHYLPQPPCPKATLALIGQVEDLLQVNVPLGDLPEDSRAWERGVAELTEEDEDIAEYVRSLEQAADAADLPEASGEAIAREFERYLKRRERGPGSSDR
- the metH gene encoding methionine synthase encodes the protein MPESSSHRPDCTDELARALRERILVVDGAMGTAIQRDRPDEAGYRGERFADWPSDVQGNNDLLTLTQPDIIAGIHREYLDAGADIIETNTFNANAISLSDYGMQELAYELNLESARLARRECDAVATPEKPRYVGGALGPTTRTASISPDVNDPAARNVSYDQLVEAYATATRGLLDGGADLIFIETIFDTLNAKAAIFAVETVFEELGRRWPIVISGTITDASGRTLSGQTTEAFWNSVRHARPLLVGLNCALGAKEMRPYLAELARIADTFVSCYPNAGLPNAFGEYDEAAAETATIISEFAESGLVNLVGGCCGTTPAHINAIAQAVAGKKPRVPSERAAAARLAGLEPLTIDADSLFVNVGERTNITGSARFRNLIKAGDYDTALTVAVQQVESGAQVIDVNMDEGMIDGVAAMDRFLKLVASEPDISRVPVMVDSSKWEVIETGLKCLQGKPIVNSISMKEGVDKFVEQARLCRKYGTAVVVMAFDEDGQADNLERRKQICQRAYDILVDEVGFPAEDIIFDPNCFALATGIEEHANYGVDFIEATRWIKQNLPGAMVSGGISNVSFSFRGNNKVREAIHAVFLYHAIRAGLTMGIVNAGALVVYDEIEPELRERIEDVVLNRRPDAAERLLEIAEKYRTTDAAEEKAAAEWRSLPIRERITHALVKGLDAHVQEDTEELRKEISEAGGRPIEVIEGPLMDGMNVVGDLFGSGKMFLPQVVKSARVMKKAVAYLLPFIEAEKQPGDAETKNGTIVMATVKGDVHDIGKNIVGVVLQCNNYEVIDLGVMVPAQTIIDKVREVDADMVGLSGLITPSLDEMAGFAAELERQGLDIPLLIGGATTSRAHTAVKVAPRYKAGPTVWVKDASRSVPVAAALLSDEQRPALLASIEADYQSLRERHAAKHDRPILSLEQARQNRTPIDWTDYQPPAPSFTGVRVFADYDLAELREFIDWQPFFNAWEMKGKFPDILNNPTTGETARKLYDEANDMLDRLIKEKWLTANAVIGFFPANAVDGSDDVEVYTDDSRTEVLTVLHHLRQQGEHREGVANKSLGDFVAPRSTGLPDHVGAFAVTAGLGAVEKIMEFKEALDDYSAILLESVADRLAEAFAERMHQRVRRELWGYVPDEELDNEALIAEKYRGIRPAPGYPACPEHTEKRTLWELLDVTANTGIELTDGMAMWPGAAVSGWYFSHPQSQYFVVGRLGRDQVAEYAERKGWSLVEAERWLSSNLAYDPED